The Ralstonia pickettii DTP0602 genome segment CGGTGTGCTTGCCCGACAGCTGCAGCAGGCGCGCCACCAGACGTGCGACCACGGTCTTGCCGTTGGTGCCGGTCACGCCCACCACCGGGATGCGGCCCTGGTCGTCCTCGGGGAACAGGTGATCGACGATGGCGCGGCCCACCGGGCGAGGCGTGCCTTCGGCCGGCTTGATATGCATCAGCAGGCCGGGGCCGGCGTTGACCTCGACGATGGCGCCGCGTTGTTCGGCCAGCGGGCGCGAGATGTCCTCGGCCACCAGGTCGACGCCGGCGATGTCCAGGCCGACCACGCGCGCGGCCAGTGCGGCATGCGCAGCGACGCTCGGGTGCACGCGGTCGGTCACGTCGAAGGCGACGTTGCCATTGCGCTGGATCAGCACATTCTTGCCTTCCGGTGGCACCGAGCTGCCATCCATGCCCTGGCGCTTCAGTTCCAGGCGCGCGGCCGAATCGAGGCGCACGCGGTTCAGCGGATGGTCTTCGGTGTTGCCGCGGCGCGGATCGGAATTGATCTGCAGTTCGATCAGCTCGTCGATGGTCGACTTGCCGTCGCCGACGACGCTGGCGGTCTCGCCCATCGCGGCGGCGACCAGGCGGCCGCCGACCACCAGCAGGCGGTGTTCGTTGCCGGGGATAAAGCGCTCGACGATCACGCCGCTGCCTTCGTCGATGGCCACGCCGTAGGCGGTCTCGACTTCCTCGCGGGCCACCAGGTTGGTGAACACGCCGCGGCCGTGGTTGCCGTCATAGGGCTTGACCACCACCGGCACGCCGATGTCCTCGGCAGCGTCCCAGGCATCTTCCGGCGAATCGACCATGCGGCCTTCCGGCACCGGCACGCCGCAGGATTCCAGCAGGCTCTTGGTCAGGTCCTTGTCGCGCGAGATGCTTTCGCCGATGGCGCTGGTGCTGTCGGTCTCGGCGGTCCAGATGCGGCGCTGGCGTGCGCCGTAGCCGAGCTGGACCAGGTTGCCGTCGGACAGGCGCAGCGCCGGGATGTCGCGGTCGTCCGCGGCATCGACGATACAGGCGGTGCTCGGGCCCAGGCAGTGCTCGTCGACCAGGCGGCGCAGGTTGTCCACGGCGGCGGGGACGTCGAAGGGACGATCCTCGATCGCGGCCATGACCAGGTCGCGGGCGGTGAACAGTGCGGCGCGGGTTACTTCTTCGTGCCAGGCGCGTACGATGACCTTGTAGACGCCGCGCACCGGGGTCTCCCGGGCCTTGCCGAAGCCGCCCGGCATGCCCGCCAGGTTCTGCAGCTCAAGCGTCACGTGTTCCAGGATATGGCCCGGCCAGGTGCCTTCCTTCAGGCGTTGCAGGAAGCCGCCGCGCTCGCCGATGCTGCAGCGATGCTCGACCAGCGACGGCAGCCAGGCCGACAGGCGCTCGTAGAACCCCGGAATCGTGTTGGAGGGAAAGTCCTCCAGTTCCCCGATATCGACCCATGCCTCCAGAACGGGCCGATATGTCCACATATTCGGGCCGCGCAGCGACATGACATCGAAAATCTCAATGTCCTTCTTTTTCATTGAATTAGCTTGAGGCAGTGGGCGGAACCGCCCGAGAAATGGAAGCCTAACCTTTCAGTAACGTTACAGCGTTGTACGGGTTGACTTTCTTGGCTTAAAAGAGTTTGTGCAATGCATCAGGACCACCCGCTCGTTCGTCGTTATGTATACTGCGGGCGAATTCGCGGGCCGCCAGCGCGTGCC includes the following:
- a CDS encoding cyanophycin synthetase (catalyze the formation of cyanophycin which may act to store excess nitrogen~K03802: cphA; cyanophycin synthetase [EC:6.-.-.-]) — its product is MKKKDIEIFDVMSLRGPNMWTYRPVLEAWVDIGELEDFPSNTIPGFYERLSAWLPSLVEHRCSIGERGGFLQRLKEGTWPGHILEHVTLELQNLAGMPGGFGKARETPVRGVYKVIVRAWHEEVTRAALFTARDLVMAAIEDRPFDVPAAVDNLRRLVDEHCLGPSTACIVDAADDRDIPALRLSDGNLVQLGYGARQRRIWTAETDSTSAIGESISRDKDLTKSLLESCGVPVPEGRMVDSPEDAWDAAEDIGVPVVVKPYDGNHGRGVFTNLVAREEVETAYGVAIDEGSGVIVERFIPGNEHRLLVVGGRLVAAAMGETASVVGDGKSTIDELIELQINSDPRRGNTEDHPLNRVRLDSAARLELKRQGMDGSSVPPEGKNVLIQRNGNVAFDVTDRVHPSVAAHAALAARVVGLDIAGVDLVAEDISRPLAEQRGAIVEVNAGPGLLMHIKPAEGTPRPVGRAIVDHLFPEDDQGRIPVVGVTGTNGKTVVARLVARLLQLSGKHTGLACSDGLYLDRRQVEGGDRANWEAAHRILMNRAVEAAVFESDSGSILSEGLPYDRCQVGVVTNFDQPDHLGDYYVEDEDRMYNVLRTQVDVVLKDGAAVLNARDERLVEMAELCDGDVIFFGLTPELPAIVSHRAAGKRAVYLREGKIVLANGNSGNSETPLVDVTAVPLTYAGRVAFQIENVLAAVAAGWALGISNDLIRAGVVTFDVGQVDVPGRFTLFERNGATVVVDDAHNAPALEALAAALERFPADRRMVVYGAGVQRRDEDLVRQGKVLGRHFDRVFLCEDRSVKRALPDAEARALLKQGLYEGRRVTKIIDEGTRASAIETALGQLVPGDLLVLQCDEAATGATVDLVHHWMGQPARRA